One segment of Radiobacillus kanasensis DNA contains the following:
- a CDS encoding Cof-type HAD-IIB family hydrolase, whose amino-acid sequence MKHKIVFFDIDGTLVNHNKEIPVETIEAVKQLKQNGVYVAIATGRAPFMFEDIREMLGIDSYVSFNGQFVVFEGEVVYKNPLTPSRVEELSEMVNERGQSIVYMNHVEMKATKHDDKFTEEALHSLKFSYPEVDPDFYKKTEIYQSLLFCEKEEEYQNLYKDLRFVRWHEYSCDVLPEGGSKAVGVEKLIEASGLRIEDSFAFGDGLNDMEMIQHVGTGVAMGNAIPALKEVADYVTEDVDNAGLYKGLVHFGLLKEEKSGQ is encoded by the coding sequence ATGAAGCATAAAATAGTCTTTTTTGATATAGATGGAACGTTAGTGAATCATAATAAAGAGATTCCTGTAGAAACCATCGAGGCTGTCAAACAATTAAAGCAAAATGGCGTGTATGTGGCCATCGCGACGGGAAGAGCGCCATTCATGTTTGAAGATATAAGAGAAATGTTAGGGATTGATTCGTATGTGAGTTTTAATGGACAATTTGTTGTGTTTGAGGGGGAAGTTGTTTATAAAAATCCTCTTACTCCATCACGCGTCGAAGAACTTTCCGAAATGGTAAATGAACGAGGGCAATCTATCGTCTATATGAATCATGTTGAAATGAAAGCCACGAAGCATGATGATAAGTTTACAGAAGAGGCTTTACATAGTTTGAAGTTTAGTTACCCAGAGGTAGATCCTGATTTCTATAAGAAAACGGAAATATATCAATCCTTATTATTTTGTGAGAAAGAAGAGGAGTATCAAAACCTTTATAAAGATCTCCGATTCGTTCGATGGCACGAATACTCCTGCGATGTGTTACCAGAAGGTGGCTCCAAAGCAGTAGGTGTTGAAAAACTTATCGAAGCTAGCGGATTGCGAATAGAAGATAGTTTTGCATTTGGGGACGGATTGAACGATATGGAGATGATTCAACACGTTGGTACCGGAGTGGCAATGGGAAATGCGATTCCAGCGTTAAAAGAGGTTGCAGATTATGTGACGGAAGATGTAGATAATGCAGGTTTATATAAAGGATTAGTTCATTTCGGACTTTTAAAAGAAGAAAAGAGCGGACAGTAA
- the def gene encoding peptide deformylase, with protein sequence MFTMKDIVREDHPILYKVAEEVTLPASEENQETLKEMLTYLKNSQDDAIASKYGLRPGVGLAAPQIGLSKRMIAVHFQDFDGKEYSYGLFNPKIISHSVEQAYLSTGEGCLSVDRDIPGYVPRYAKITVKATDLEGNELKLRLRNYAAIVFQHEIDHLNGVMFFDHINKQNPFAVPENSHSVDQDEE encoded by the coding sequence ATGTTTACAATGAAGGATATCGTCCGTGAAGATCATCCAATCTTATATAAAGTTGCGGAAGAAGTAACTTTGCCGGCATCCGAAGAAAATCAAGAGACCTTAAAAGAGATGTTAACCTATCTGAAAAATAGTCAAGACGATGCGATTGCCTCCAAGTACGGTCTGCGACCTGGTGTTGGCTTAGCAGCCCCGCAAATTGGATTATCAAAACGGATGATCGCTGTCCATTTTCAAGATTTTGATGGGAAAGAGTATTCTTACGGTTTATTTAACCCAAAAATTATTAGCCATTCTGTAGAACAAGCCTATTTATCGACAGGTGAAGGTTGCTTATCCGTCGACCGAGATATTCCCGGTTATGTTCCGCGCTACGCCAAGATCACGGTGAAAGCAACAGATTTGGAAGGAAATGAGCTGAAGCTTCGGTTACGAAACTATGCAGCCATCGTATTCCAACATGAAATCGACCACCTTAATGGTGTAATGTTTTTTGACCACATCAACAAACAAAATCCATTCGCCGTACCAGAAAACTCACATTCCGTCGACCAAGACGAAGAATAA
- a CDS encoding YkyA family protein gives MKVLGLFLLLMALVACNGESTTEKMFTHMEEAVKLENTFTKQQDPLVELEEKESELYKQIIDLSMDEFEQMKDLASQALDIIDKREEIIQKEKESIEASKEEFDKIKPLIKELKEEKLQKTATQMYEIMDKRYQAYLSLHSAYQEALKKDKMLYSLFQKKELREDELRKQVESVNESYDKVLEANDSFNQFTDEYNKLKEEFYKQSDLDIEISE, from the coding sequence GTGAAAGTCTTAGGATTGTTTCTGTTACTAATGGCTCTAGTAGCTTGTAATGGGGAATCAACTACCGAGAAAATGTTCACACACATGGAAGAAGCAGTTAAACTAGAGAACACCTTTACGAAACAGCAGGACCCACTTGTAGAGCTAGAGGAAAAAGAAAGTGAGCTTTACAAGCAAATTATTGATTTAAGTATGGATGAGTTCGAGCAAATGAAAGACTTGGCAAGCCAAGCCTTAGACATTATTGATAAACGAGAAGAAATTATTCAGAAAGAAAAGGAAAGTATAGAAGCTTCTAAAGAAGAATTTGATAAAATAAAACCACTTATAAAAGAATTGAAAGAAGAAAAGCTTCAAAAAACAGCCACCCAAATGTACGAAATCATGGATAAGCGTTATCAAGCATACTTAAGCTTACACAGTGCTTATCAGGAAGCTCTAAAAAAGGATAAAATGCTATACTCTTTATTCCAAAAGAAAGAATTAAGAGAGGATGAGTTAAGAAAACAGGTAGAATCCGTTAATGAGAGCTACGATAAAGTATTAGAGGCTAACGATTCCTTCAATCAATTTACGGACGAGTACAATAAGTTGAAAGAAGAATTTTATAAACAGTCAGATCTAGATATAGAGATAAGTGAGTAA
- the pdhA gene encoding pyruvate dehydrogenase (acetyl-transferring) E1 component subunit alpha: protein MKRTLENIENQFETFQILNENGEVVNQDAMPDLSDEELKELMFRMVYTRILDQRSIALNRQGRLGFYAPTAGQEASQLGTHFALEKEDYVVPAYRDVPQLIWHGLPLYQAFLFSRGHFHGNQMPEGVNALSPQIIIGAQYTQAAGIALGMKKRGKKNVAITYTGDGGTSQGDFYEGINFAGAYGAPAIFVVQNNRFAISVPVEKQTAAKTLAQKAVAAGIEGIQVDGMDVLAVYSATKQARERAVNGEGPTLIETLTYRYGPHTMAGDDPTRYRTEDLDNEWEKKDPLVRFRKFLEDKGLWSEEEENKVIEQAKEEIKAAIKKADEQPKQKVTDLMDNMYETLPAHLQEQYDEYKAKESK from the coding sequence TTGAAACGCACACTAGAAAATATCGAAAATCAATTCGAAACGTTTCAAATTCTGAATGAAAATGGCGAAGTGGTAAATCAAGATGCTATGCCTGATCTATCAGATGAAGAATTAAAAGAGCTTATGTTCAGAATGGTCTACACGCGAATTTTGGATCAACGTTCTATCGCTTTGAACAGACAAGGGAGATTAGGTTTCTACGCTCCTACTGCTGGTCAAGAAGCGTCACAGCTAGGAACACATTTTGCACTTGAAAAAGAAGATTATGTAGTACCAGCATATCGTGATGTTCCACAATTAATTTGGCACGGACTGCCTTTGTATCAAGCTTTCTTGTTCTCACGTGGACATTTCCATGGAAACCAAATGCCTGAAGGTGTCAATGCGTTGAGTCCACAAATCATCATTGGCGCTCAATATACACAAGCGGCCGGTATTGCACTCGGTATGAAAAAACGTGGTAAGAAAAACGTTGCGATTACGTACACAGGTGATGGCGGTACATCTCAAGGTGATTTCTATGAAGGAATTAACTTCGCAGGTGCTTATGGCGCTCCAGCGATTTTTGTCGTTCAGAATAACCGTTTTGCTATCTCTGTTCCAGTTGAAAAACAAACTGCAGCCAAGACATTAGCTCAAAAAGCAGTTGCTGCTGGTATTGAAGGTATTCAAGTAGACGGTATGGATGTTCTTGCGGTTTATTCAGCAACTAAACAAGCGCGTGAGCGTGCTGTGAATGGCGAAGGTCCAACCTTAATTGAGACATTAACGTACCGTTATGGTCCACACACAATGGCTGGGGATGACCCGACTCGTTATCGTACAGAAGATCTTGATAATGAATGGGAGAAAAAAGACCCACTTGTGCGTTTCCGTAAGTTCCTTGAAGATAAAGGACTATGGTCAGAAGAAGAAGAAAACAAAGTGATTGAACAAGCAAAAGAAGAAATTAAGGCTGCTATTAAAAAAGCGGATGAGCAACCGAAACAAAAAGTTACAGACTTAATGGATAATATGTATGAAACACTTCCTGCTCACTTACAAGAGCAATATGATGAATATAAAGCAAAGGAGTCGAAGTAA
- a CDS encoding alpha-ketoacid dehydrogenase subunit beta, with the protein MAQMTMIQAITDALRTELKNDENVLVFGEDVGQNGGVFRATEGLQQEFGEDRVFDTPLAESGIAGISLGLALQGYRPVPEIQFFGFVYEAMDAISGQIARIRYRSGGTQNAPITIRSPFGGGVHTPELHADSLEGLVAQQPGLKVVIPSTPYDAKGLLISSIRDNDPVVFLEHMKLYRSFRDEVPEEEYSIELGKADVKREGSDVTIVAYGAMVHSALKAAEELEKDGVQAEVIDLRTVMPIDFDTILESVKKTNRVVVVQEAQRQAGMASHIVAEIQERAILHLEAPVLRVAAPDTVYAFTQAEEVWLPNYNDIIERVNQVINF; encoded by the coding sequence ATGGCACAAATGACGATGATTCAAGCTATTACTGATGCGCTACGTACGGAGCTTAAAAATGATGAGAATGTGCTAGTCTTCGGCGAAGATGTTGGTCAAAATGGTGGGGTATTCCGTGCAACGGAAGGTCTACAGCAAGAATTTGGAGAAGATCGTGTTTTTGATACGCCACTTGCTGAATCTGGCATAGCTGGTATTTCACTTGGGTTAGCTCTTCAAGGATACCGTCCGGTTCCAGAGATTCAATTCTTTGGTTTCGTATATGAAGCAATGGATGCAATTAGTGGTCAAATTGCTCGTATTCGCTATCGTTCTGGCGGAACACAAAACGCACCAATCACGATTCGTTCTCCATTTGGTGGTGGTGTACACACACCAGAATTACACGCGGATTCACTAGAAGGATTAGTTGCTCAACAACCTGGTTTAAAGGTAGTCATTCCATCTACTCCTTATGATGCGAAAGGATTACTGATTTCCTCTATCCGAGATAATGATCCGGTTGTATTCCTTGAGCACATGAAATTGTACCGTTCTTTCCGTGACGAAGTACCAGAAGAAGAGTACTCAATCGAATTAGGAAAAGCAGATGTGAAAAGAGAAGGAAGCGACGTAACTATTGTAGCTTATGGTGCAATGGTTCACTCTGCCCTAAAAGCAGCGGAAGAGCTAGAAAAAGATGGTGTTCAAGCAGAAGTGATTGACCTTCGCACAGTAATGCCAATTGACTTTGATACCATTTTAGAGTCGGTGAAAAAGACAAATCGTGTAGTTGTCGTACAAGAAGCACAGCGTCAAGCCGGTATGGCTTCTCATATCGTGGCAGAAATTCAAGAGCGTGCTATTCTTCATTTGGAAGCACCAGTACTTCGTGTAGCTGCTCCTGATACGGTTTATGCCTTTACTCAAGCAGAAGAAGTTTGGTTGCCAAACTATAACGACATCATCGAACGTGTTAACCAAGTTATTAACTTTTAA